Proteins found in one Fusobacterium perfoetens genomic segment:
- a CDS encoding DEAD/DEAH box helicase, with amino-acid sequence MNKLEKFRELGLSDKTLKALSKKGFEEPSPIQALTIPVLLKGEKDVIGQAQTGTGKTAAFALPILEKIEKSTGKIRAIILAPTRELAIQVAEETNSFAFGRNLKVVPVYGGQSIELQIRQVKKGVDIVVGTPGRVLDLIDRKLLKLDEIDYFILDEADEMLNMGFIEDIEKILSFTKADKRMLFFSATMPKEILKIAETHMRPGYEVLKVETKELTTNLTDQIYFEVKQKDKFEALCRIIDLEPDFYGIVFCRTKNDANELAGKLNDRGYDAGELHGDITQNYRETILKRFKEKKLTILVATDVAARGIDVNDLTHVVNYSVPQEAESYVHRIGRTGRAGKEGTAITFITPSEYKRLLQIKRITKTDIRKEKVPGIKDVIISRKFRIKESVVNEINEGDIQGFTDMAKELLKVGTPEEIIASLLKINYEDVLDSSNYNEIEEATVDRAGKTRLFIALGRVDKVTPKKIVDLIAKESKIDRDKIKNVEVYENFSFMNVPFAEAEYILDIFKKQKKGRKPLVEKAKIKSDEKQEEATPAKRGRKPKDTTTETKENKKKKATKEAVETVAEKPKRGRKKKSEGSTSK; translated from the coding sequence ATGAACAAGCTAGAAAAATTTAGAGAGTTAGGATTAAGTGATAAAACACTTAAAGCTCTATCAAAAAAGGGATTTGAAGAACCAAGTCCAATACAAGCCCTAACAATCCCAGTATTATTAAAGGGAGAAAAAGACGTTATAGGTCAAGCACAAACAGGAACAGGAAAAACTGCAGCATTTGCTTTACCAATTTTGGAAAAAATAGAAAAAAGTACAGGAAAAATAAGAGCCATAATTCTTGCACCAACTAGAGAACTTGCAATCCAAGTGGCAGAGGAAACAAACTCTTTTGCTTTTGGAAGAAATTTAAAAGTTGTACCAGTTTATGGGGGACAATCAATAGAACTTCAAATCAGACAAGTTAAAAAAGGTGTTGATATTGTTGTAGGAACTCCGGGAAGGGTTTTGGATTTAATAGATAGAAAACTTTTAAAACTAGATGAGATAGATTATTTTATCTTAGACGAAGCTGACGAAATGCTTAATATGGGATTTATCGAAGACATTGAAAAAATATTAAGTTTTACAAAGGCTGATAAAAGAATGCTTTTCTTCTCAGCTACAATGCCAAAAGAGATTTTAAAAATTGCTGAAACTCATATGAGACCTGGATATGAAGTTTTAAAAGTAGAAACAAAAGAACTTACTACAAATTTAACAGACCAAATTTATTTTGAGGTAAAACAAAAGGATAAATTTGAAGCTCTTTGTAGAATTATAGATTTAGAACCAGATTTTTACGGAATAGTTTTCTGTAGAACAAAAAATGATGCTAATGAACTTGCAGGAAAATTAAACGATAGAGGTTATGATGCAGGGGAGTTACACGGAGATATAACTCAAAATTATAGAGAAACTATCTTAAAAAGATTTAAAGAGAAAAAATTAACAATTCTTGTGGCAACAGACGTAGCTGCTAGAGGAATAGACGTAAATGATCTAACTCACGTTGTAAACTATTCAGTTCCTCAAGAGGCTGAAAGTTATGTTCACAGAATTGGAAGAACAGGAAGAGCTGGAAAAGAGGGAACAGCTATTACTTTTATAACTCCATCTGAGTATAAAAGACTTCTTCAAATCAAAAGAATAACAAAAACAGATATAAGAAAAGAAAAAGTACCTGGAATAAAAGATGTAATAATTTCAAGAAAATTCAGAATAAAAGAAAGTGTTGTAAATGAGATTAACGAAGGAGATATCCAAGGATTTACAGATATGGCAAAAGAGCTACTAAAAGTAGGAACTCCTGAAGAAATTATCGCATCACTTCTAAAAATAAACTATGAAGATGTATTAGATAGTTCAAACTACAATGAAATAGAGGAAGCGACAGTAGATAGAGCTGGAAAAACAAGACTTTTCATAGCACTTGGAAGAGTGGATAAAGTTACACCTAAAAAGATAGTGGATTTAATTGCAAAAGAATCTAAAATAGATAGAGATAAAATTAAAAATGTAGAGGTTTATGAAAACTTCTCATTTATGAATGTACCTTTTGCTGAGGCTGAGTATATATTAGATATATTTAAGAAACAAAAGAAAGGAAGAAAACCTTTAGTAGAAAAAGCAAAAATAAAATCTGATGAAAAACAAGAGGAGGCTACTCCAGCAAAAAGAGGAAGAAAGCCAAAAGACACAACAACTGAAACAAAAGAAAATAAAAAGAAAAAAGCCACAAAAGAGGCAGTAGAAACTGTTGCTGAAAAACCAAAAAGAGGTAGAAAAAAGAAGTCAGAAGGCAGTACAAGTAAATAA